A region from the Benincasa hispida cultivar B227 chromosome 10, ASM972705v1, whole genome shotgun sequence genome encodes:
- the LOC120088277 gene encoding fructose-bisphosphate aldolase 1, chloroplastic has protein sequence MASASLLKSSPVLDKFEWVKGQSLRQPSVSVVRCHPTAAPSTLTVRAGSYNDELIKTAKTVASPGRGILAMDESNATCGKRLASIGLENTEANRQAYRTLLVTAPDLGKYISGAILFEETLYQSTVDGEKIVDVLVKQGIVPGIKVDKGLVPLPGSNNESWCQGLDGLASRAAAYYQQGARFAKWRTVVSIPNGPSALAVKEAAWGLARYAAVSQDNGLVPIVEPEILLDGEHGIDRTFEVAQKVWAEVFFYLAENNVLFEGILLKPSMVTPGAESKDKASPETVAKYTLSLLQRRIPPAVPGIMFLSGGQSEVEATLNLNSMNQAPNPWHVSFSYARALQNTCLKTWGGRPENVKAAQDALIQRAKSNSLAQLGKYTGEGESDEAKEGMFVKGYTY, from the exons ATGGCATCTGCTTCTCTTCTCAAATCCTCCCCTGTTCTCGATAAGTTCGAGTGGGTTAAGGGCCAGTCCCTCCGCCAGCCCTCCGTCTCCGTTGTCCGCTGCCACCCCACCGCCGCCCCTTCCACTCTCACCGTCCGTGCTGGCTCTTACAATGACGAGTTGATCAAAACCGCC AAAACTGTGGCGTCTCCGGGACGTGGAATATTGGCTATGGATGAGTCTAATGCGACTTGTGGAAAGCGTTTAGCTTCAATTGGATTAGAAAATACAGAGGCTAACCGTCAGGCTTACAGAACTCTGCTGGTCACTGCACCAGATCTCGGCAAGTACATCTCCGGTGCTATACTCTTTGAAGAGACTCTCTACCAATCCACCGTTGATGGTGAGAAGATCGTCGACGTTTTGGTCAAGCAAGGCATTGTCCCTGGAATCAAAGTTGACAAG gGTTTGGTGCCACTTCCTGGTTCCAACAATGAATCATGGTGCCAAGGTCTCGACGGCCTTGCTTCTCGTGCAGCTGCTTACTACCAACAGGGTGCTCGTTTCGCCAAATG GCGCACAGTCGTGAGCATCCCAAATGGCCCATCAGCCCTCGCCGTCAAAGAAGCCGCCTGGGGCCTTGCTCGCTATGCTGCAGTCTCACAG GACAATGGGTTGGTTCCGATTGTGGAGCCAGAGATCTTGCTGGACGGTGAGCATGGAATTGACAGAACTTTTGAGGTAGCACAGAAAGTTTGGGCAGAGGTATTCTTCTACCTTGCAGAGAACAATGTTCTGTTTGAAGGAATCCTTTTGAAACCAAGTATGGTTACTCCTGGAGCTGAGAGCAAAGACAAAGCAAGCCCTGAGACAGTTGCAAAGTACACATTGTCTCTTCTCCAAAGAAGAATCCCTCCAGCTGTTCCTGGAATCATG TTTTTATCAGGTGGGCAATCTGAGGTAGAGGCTACATTGAACTTGAATTCCATGAACCAAGCACCAAACCCATGGCATGTGTCCTTCTCATATGCCAGAGCTCTGCAGAACACCTGCTTGAAAACATGGGGTGGCCGGCCGGAGAATGTGAAAGCTGCACAGGATGCTCTGATTCAACGAGCCAAATCGAACTCGCTCGCCCAGCTTGGAAAGTACACCGGTGAGGGCGAGTCCGACGAAGCCAAAGAGGGAATGTTTGTCAAGGGTTACACATACTAA
- the LOC120087640 gene encoding endoglucanase 24-like: protein MKNPIFFRRTILFLILSILFSPDFAFSSHDYGDALSKCILFFEGQRSGFLPQDQRMTWRANSGLGDGWTYQTDLTGGYYDAGDNVKFGFPMAFTTTLLSWSVIEFGDLMPPAELRNSLVAIRWATDYLLKTVSQPNRIFVQVGDPSADHFCWERPEDMDTARTVYAVDAPGTASDVAGETAAALAAASMAFRSSDPGYAETLLRNGIRAFELADTYRGAYSDNDNIRDGVCPFYCDFDGYQDELLWGAAWLRRASQNESYLNYIQDNGKTLGAEDSFNEFGWDNKHAGLNVLVSKEALEGNIFTLQSYKASADNFMCTLIPESSSSHIQFTPGGLIYKPGGSNLQHATSITFLLLAYAHYLDRTSSTVNCGNVVVGPATLRRQAKRQADYILGDNPKGISYMVGYSNYFPQRIHHRGSSLPSVHDHPQPIACKEGSAYFNSADPNPNVLVGALVGGPGEDDVYEDDRADFRKSEPTTYINAPFVGVLAYFAANPGD, encoded by the exons ATGAAGAACCCCATTTTCTTTCGCCGGACCattcttttcctcattctttcGATTCTATTCTCGCCGGACTTCGCATTTTCCAGCCACGATTACGGCGACGCCTTATCTAAATGTATCTTGTTCTTCGAAGGCCAACGATCGGGGTTCTTGCCACAAGATCAGCGGATGACGTGGCGTGCCAACTCCGGCCTCGGTGACGGCTGGACTTACCAAACTGACCTTACCGGCGGCTACTACGACGCCGGCGATAATGTTAAGTTCGGTTTTCCGATGGCTTTCACCACCACGCTTTTGTCTTGGAGCGTCATTGAGTTTGGCGACTTGATGCCGCCGGCGGAGTTGAGGAATTCGTTGGTGGCTATTCGTTGGGCGACGGATTATCTCCTTAAAACGGTGTCGCAGCCTAACCGGATTTTTGTTCAG GTAGGTGATCCGAGTGCAGACCATTTCTGTTGGGAGAGACCAGAGGACATGGACACCGCAAGGACCGTGTACGCCGTAGATGCTCCAGGGACTGCATCGGATGTGGCGGGGGAGACAGCAGCCGCACTAGCAGCAGCGTCAATGGCATTCCGATCGTCTGACCCAGGATACGCCGAGACATTGCTACGAAATGGAATTAGGGCATTTGAGTTGGCTGATACTTATAGAGGAGCTTATAGTGATAACGATAATATTAGAGATGGTGTTTGTCCTTTTTATTGCGATTTTGATGGCTATCAG GATGAATTACTATGGGGAGCTGCTTGGCTAAGGAGGGCGAGTCAAAATGAGTcgtatttgaattatattcaagaCAATGGCAAAACGCTTGGCGCTGAAGATAGCTTCAATGAGTTTGGGTGGGACAACAAGCATGCTGGCCTTAACGTTCTCGTCTCTAAG GAAGCCTTAGAGGGAAACATATTCACACTCCAATCCTACAAAGCATCTGCAGACAATTTCATGTGCACTTTAATTCCAGAATCTTCTTCCTCCCACATCCAATTCACTCCCGGCGGCCTCATCTACAAGCCCGGCGGCAGCAACCTCCAACACGCCACTTCCATCACCTTCCTCCTCCTCGCCTACGCTCACTATCTCGACCGCACTTCCTCCACCGTCAACTGCGGCAACGTCGTCGTCGGTCCCGCCACTCTCCGCCGCCAGGCCAAGCGTCAGGCCGACTACATCCTCGGCGACAATCCGAAAGGCATCTCTTACATGGTCGGCTACAGCAACTACTTCCCTCAGCGGATCCACCACCGCGGCTCCTCTCTGCCGTCCGTACACGACCATCCGCAGCCGATCGCTTGCAAGGAAGGCTCGGCGTACTTCAATTCGGCGGATCCGAACCCTAATGTGCTGGTGGGAGCCCTAGTGGGTGGCCCAGGGGAAGACGATGTGTATGAGGATGATCGAGCTGATTTCCGGAAATCGGAGCCGACTACTTATATTAATGCGCCGTTTGTTGGTGTTTTGGCGTATTTTGCTGCGAATCCTGGCGATTGA